A region from the Cellvibrio sp. PSBB006 genome encodes:
- the kduI gene encoding 5-dehydro-4-deoxy-D-glucuronate isomerase, whose protein sequence is MKIVEERFAVHMDDFKHYDTEKLRKHFLVEKIFETDEVLFTYTHYERLMVGGAMPVNKVIKLDPVYQQKADFFLQRRELGAINIGGSGKITVDGTEYKINTKEALYIGRGAQDVSFSSDDASNPAKFYLNSTPAHHAYPTKKVGKEDAKVLNMGSSETCNERNIYQLMIAGVVDTCQLQMGMTELKSGSIWNTMPVHTHSRRMEAYFYFQIPQDQAVCHFMGPAHETRHIWVGNEQAVVSPPWSMHSGAGTANYTFIWGMAGENLDYTDMDFHKPSDLK, encoded by the coding sequence ATGAAAATTGTGGAAGAACGCTTTGCCGTTCATATGGACGATTTCAAACATTACGACACTGAAAAATTGCGCAAGCATTTTTTGGTCGAGAAAATTTTTGAAACCGATGAAGTACTCTTTACTTATACACACTATGAGCGACTGATGGTCGGCGGTGCTATGCCGGTGAACAAGGTCATCAAACTGGACCCGGTGTATCAGCAAAAAGCCGACTTCTTTTTACAACGTCGAGAGTTGGGTGCTATCAATATCGGTGGTAGCGGCAAGATTACTGTCGACGGCACTGAGTATAAGATTAACACCAAAGAAGCCTTGTACATTGGTCGCGGCGCCCAGGATGTCAGCTTCAGTAGCGACGACGCCAGCAACCCGGCAAAATTTTATTTGAATTCAACGCCGGCACATCACGCTTACCCGACCAAAAAAGTCGGCAAGGAAGACGCCAAGGTGTTGAATATGGGCTCGTCCGAAACCTGTAATGAACGCAATATTTATCAGCTGATGATTGCCGGCGTGGTGGACACCTGCCAATTGCAGATGGGCATGACCGAACTGAAAAGTGGCAGTATCTGGAACACCATGCCGGTGCATACCCACAGTCGTCGGATGGAAGCGTATTTTTATTTCCAGATTCCGCAAGACCAAGCCGTTTGTCATTTTATGGGCCCAGCCCATGAGACCCGGCATATCTGGGTGGGCAACGAACAAGCGGTGGTTTCACCGCCCTGGTCCATGCACTCCGGCGCAGGCACAGCCAATTACACATTCATTTGGGGTATGGCCGGCGAGAACCTGGATTACACCGATATGGATTTCCATAAGCCCAGCGACTTGAAATAA
- the hemW gene encoding radical SAM family heme chaperone HemW: MLQLPPLALYVHIPWCIRKCPYCDFNSHQANDEAPEADYVAALRADLEQDLPLVQGRKLTSIFFGGGTPSIFSAKAIEQILQDAEQLVGFDDDIEITLEANPGTFEQERFCGFRQAGVNRLSIGIQSFNDTQLTLLGRVHGRNEALRAVEMARAAGFDNINLDLMHGLPQQSVADAQADLQQAILLAPEHVSWYQLTIEQNTVFYSSPPRLPDEEILADIQDEGIALLAQAGYRQYEVSAYAQPGRQARHNINYWQFGDYLGIGAGAHGKITLPIQAHIMRLWKTRLPKHYLQSRDRITQSIYGHSNAYAGGGEILQQTSLPLEFLLNGLRLVDGVPVDYFHQRTGLPLNALEPQWSELMQKGLVQLDQGVIKTTALGQRFLNNVLEAYTEN, encoded by the coding sequence ATGCTGCAACTTCCTCCCTTGGCTCTTTACGTTCATATTCCCTGGTGCATTCGCAAATGTCCCTATTGCGATTTTAATTCGCATCAAGCCAATGACGAGGCGCCGGAAGCAGATTATGTCGCAGCGTTGCGCGCTGATCTGGAACAGGATTTGCCTTTAGTGCAGGGCCGCAAATTAACCAGTATTTTTTTTGGTGGAGGCACGCCGAGTATTTTTTCCGCCAAAGCCATCGAACAAATCTTGCAGGACGCCGAGCAGTTGGTCGGGTTTGATGACGATATAGAAATTACCCTGGAAGCAAATCCCGGTACCTTTGAGCAGGAACGCTTTTGCGGTTTTCGCCAGGCCGGTGTGAATCGCTTGTCGATCGGTATCCAAAGTTTTAATGACACACAACTGACGTTACTTGGGCGTGTGCACGGGCGCAACGAAGCTTTGCGTGCAGTGGAGATGGCGCGCGCCGCCGGCTTCGATAATATCAACCTCGATTTAATGCACGGTTTACCCCAACAATCCGTGGCTGATGCACAGGCTGATTTGCAACAAGCAATTCTGTTAGCGCCGGAACATGTGTCCTGGTACCAGCTGACCATCGAGCAAAACACCGTTTTTTATTCGTCGCCGCCACGTTTACCGGATGAAGAAATTCTGGCGGATATTCAGGATGAAGGTATTGCGCTATTGGCGCAAGCCGGGTATCGACAGTATGAAGTTTCCGCCTATGCACAACCGGGCAGGCAAGCGCGACACAATATTAATTATTGGCAATTCGGCGACTATCTTGGCATCGGTGCCGGCGCCCACGGCAAGATCACCTTGCCGATACAAGCGCATATTATGCGATTGTGGAAAACGCGTTTGCCCAAGCATTACCTGCAAAGCCGCGACAGAATTACCCAGAGTATCTATGGGCATAGCAACGCTTATGCTGGCGGTGGAGAAATTCTGCAACAGACGTCATTGCCGCTGGAATTTTTGTTGAATGGACTGCGCCTGGTGGATGGCGTACCGGTAGATTATTTTCATCAGCGGACGGGCCTGCCGCTTAATGCGCTGGAGCCGCAGTGGTCTGAGTTGATGCAAAAGGGTTTGGTGCAGCTGGATCAAGGTGTAATAAAAACCACAGCACTTGGGCAGCGCTTTCTCAACAATGTACTTGAAGCCTACACTGAAAATTAA
- a CDS encoding XTP/dITP diphosphatase: MSQKIILASGNAGKLREFQQLLADCGFDVIPQSAYQIDNADETGLTFVENAIIKARHACQHTGLPAIADDSGLEVDALNGRPGIYSARYAGTQASDSANNTKLLQELNDVMEDQRTARYHCVLAFMWHAEDPTPILCHGVWEGRILSTPRGEGGFGYDPLFFVPTHNCAAAELDKAEKNRISHRGIAMAQLLATLKAR, translated from the coding sequence ATGAGCCAAAAAATTATTCTCGCCAGCGGTAATGCCGGCAAGTTGCGTGAGTTCCAACAATTACTGGCTGACTGTGGGTTCGATGTAATACCGCAATCGGCTTACCAGATTGATAACGCAGACGAAACCGGATTGACCTTCGTTGAAAACGCCATTATTAAAGCGCGCCATGCGTGCCAACACACCGGCTTGCCAGCGATTGCTGATGACTCAGGCCTGGAGGTGGACGCGTTGAATGGTCGACCGGGAATTTATTCGGCGCGCTACGCCGGCACTCAGGCATCGGACTCAGCCAATAACACTAAACTCCTTCAGGAATTGAATGATGTAATGGAAGACCAGCGCACCGCGCGTTACCACTGCGTGCTGGCATTTATGTGGCATGCGGAAGACCCCACGCCGATTCTTTGCCATGGTGTTTGGGAAGGGCGCATCCTCAGTACGCCGCGCGGGGAGGGTGGTTTTGGTTATGATCCCTTGTTCTTTGTCCCGACCCACAATTGCGCTGCGGCTGAGTTGGATAAAGCTGAAAAAAATCGCATCAGTCATCGCGGCATTGCCATGGCACAATTGCTGGCCACATTGAAAGCTCGTTAG
- a CDS encoding TonB-dependent receptor translates to MRQFKINPLVLAMAVVLPATVHAQDNSNETIEEVVVTGSFRDSLANALNLKRNSAGAVDAIVAEDIADFPDLNLAESLQRIPGVAISRVAGEGRQISVRGLGGDFTRTKINGMEAIATGGSTDAAGGANRSRSFDFNTFSADLFSNLTVRKTASADQEEGSLGAIVDMQTTKPFDLGEFTLTASGQVGYNDLSEETDPKAAFLISNTFADDTIGALLSVSYSERNIQDEGASTVRWDNVNDFPTYQGNADNPAVDGEPIDQINEAFRPRLPRYDSYIHEMERLGVSGSLQFRPTDVTEISLDGLYAKYDATRNEVFMQGILNGNSQTGAMNVLSYQIDDTNTLTAASFENATIRSENRFDELSTEFTQITLHAKHEFTDSFRIDGMVGNVTSEFDNPVQTTIVAQKTGIDFAYDYSGSNREDPILEFGSEVSELDGWSSNSVRLRPLSAENTYDAAQVNLEYDINDSLTIKGGINYKNFEFETTAARRGSEDGASLDLDGYMMPYNSGLGSNNPWAVPNLNLIAADYSIYSNSGDFEVFLREVEDYSIAEETIGGYIQLSFDSTIGETPVRGDIGIRQVETDVESTAWTSDDQQVTGTHNYSDTLPSVNLVFEPIEDVLIRLGYSEVLARAGLGNLLPNTNISVSGGSRSVSSGNPALEPTRAAAYDLGVELYMSEESVLGLAVFYKDIETFVQGVRETRPFTTTGLPVQLAIDACNAGPGYGPDCNENIEWDVNSPINAPGGDLYGFELSYQTPFTFLPGFWSNFGFIGNFTYVEAEQNFLNSDGEVVATRSLLGLSQDTTSGTLYYENDAFSARVSAVHRAGYLTNATGRNNNDREGTNPTTNIDLSASYQLNDNLKFTFEALNLTDEADDQWVDYSGNRLSYYHTTGTQYYLGVQYKY, encoded by the coding sequence ATGAGACAGTTCAAGATCAATCCGCTGGTGTTAGCTATGGCAGTTGTACTGCCGGCAACCGTGCACGCACAAGATAATTCCAATGAAACTATTGAAGAAGTTGTGGTAACTGGCAGTTTCCGGGATAGTTTGGCTAATGCGTTAAACCTGAAAAGAAATTCTGCCGGTGCTGTCGATGCAATCGTTGCAGAAGACATTGCAGACTTTCCTGATTTAAACCTCGCTGAATCGTTACAGCGTATTCCTGGTGTGGCTATTTCTCGTGTAGCGGGCGAAGGCCGACAAATCTCCGTCCGTGGTTTGGGTGGTGACTTTACCCGCACCAAGATCAATGGGATGGAAGCTATTGCTACGGGTGGTTCAACCGATGCTGCCGGTGGCGCGAACCGGAGCCGCAGCTTTGACTTCAATACATTCTCTGCAGATTTATTTAGCAATTTAACAGTGCGCAAAACAGCATCCGCTGACCAAGAAGAAGGTTCTCTGGGTGCCATTGTAGATATGCAGACCACCAAACCTTTCGATTTGGGAGAGTTTACTCTCACAGCTTCAGGTCAAGTTGGATACAACGACCTTTCAGAAGAAACTGATCCTAAAGCAGCGTTTTTAATCAGTAATACATTTGCCGACGACACCATAGGTGCTCTGCTTTCAGTATCTTATTCCGAACGCAACATTCAGGATGAAGGAGCAAGTACTGTCCGCTGGGATAATGTTAATGACTTCCCAACCTACCAAGGAAACGCTGATAATCCTGCAGTAGATGGTGAACCCATTGACCAGATCAATGAGGCATTCCGTCCACGCCTTCCCCGCTATGATTCATATATTCATGAAATGGAGCGTTTGGGCGTTAGTGGTTCTTTACAATTCCGTCCAACTGACGTTACCGAAATCAGTTTAGATGGTCTGTACGCGAAATATGATGCAACTCGAAATGAAGTTTTCATGCAAGGCATTCTAAATGGTAACAGCCAAACCGGTGCCATGAATGTCCTGTCTTATCAGATAGATGACACCAATACCTTAACCGCAGCCTCTTTCGAAAATGCCACTATTCGCTCTGAAAATCGATTTGATGAGCTCTCTACCGAATTCACTCAAATAACCTTGCATGCGAAGCATGAGTTTACTGACTCATTTCGTATCGACGGGATGGTAGGTAATGTTACCTCTGAATTTGATAATCCAGTTCAGACAACTATTGTGGCTCAAAAAACCGGGATCGATTTTGCTTACGACTACAGCGGTAGCAACCGTGAAGATCCCATCCTGGAATTCGGTAGTGAAGTATCTGAATTAGATGGCTGGAGTTCCAATAGCGTTCGTTTGCGTCCGTTAAGTGCCGAAAACACTTACGATGCAGCACAGGTAAATCTTGAATACGATATCAATGACAGCCTCACCATCAAAGGTGGCATTAACTATAAAAACTTTGAGTTTGAAACGACAGCGGCTCGTCGTGGCTCAGAAGATGGAGCAAGTCTCGATCTTGATGGTTACATGATGCCGTATAACTCCGGACTAGGTTCCAACAATCCGTGGGCCGTACCTAACCTGAATTTGATAGCAGCGGATTACAGCATTTACAGCAACAGCGGTGATTTTGAAGTCTTTTTGAGAGAAGTTGAGGACTACTCTATCGCCGAAGAAACGATTGGTGGCTACATCCAATTGAGCTTTGATTCTACAATTGGCGAAACGCCTGTAAGAGGTGATATTGGTATACGCCAAGTTGAGACAGATGTTGAGTCTACCGCCTGGACATCCGACGACCAGCAAGTAACGGGAACTCACAACTACAGCGACACACTCCCTTCTGTGAATCTGGTGTTCGAACCAATCGAAGATGTACTTATCCGTTTAGGTTACTCTGAAGTGCTAGCTCGGGCCGGATTAGGAAACCTACTGCCAAATACCAACATTAGTGTGTCCGGCGGCTCCAGAAGCGTAAGCTCTGGAAACCCCGCGCTAGAACCAACTCGCGCTGCAGCATATGACCTTGGGGTTGAGCTGTACATGTCCGAAGAGTCCGTCTTGGGACTGGCAGTCTTCTACAAAGATATTGAGACCTTTGTTCAAGGTGTAAGGGAAACTCGTCCGTTCACTACTACCGGTTTACCTGTACAGCTCGCAATCGATGCATGTAATGCCGGCCCCGGTTATGGTCCAGACTGTAACGAAAATATTGAGTGGGATGTTAACTCACCAATCAATGCACCAGGCGGCGATCTGTATGGCTTTGAGTTGAGCTATCAAACCCCGTTCACCTTCCTGCCAGGGTTCTGGAGCAACTTCGGTTTCATCGGTAACTTTACTTATGTTGAAGCTGAGCAGAACTTCCTTAACTCTGACGGTGAGGTTGTTGCAACACGCTCCTTGCTAGGCCTTTCGCAGGATACCACCAGCGGTACTTTATATTACGAGAACGACGCATTCAGTGCTCGTGTATCGGCGGTCCATCGTGCAGGCTATTTAACTAACGCCACCGGACGCAACAACAATGATCGCGAAGGTACCAATCCCACAACCAATATCGACCTCAGCGCTTCATACCAGCTCAATGACAATCTCAAATTTACATTTGAGGCTCTGAATTTGACTGATGAAGCAGATGACCAATGGGTTGATTATTCCGGTAATCGTTTATCCTACTACCACACTACCGGAACTCAATATTATCTGGGCGTACAATACAAGTACTAA
- a CDS encoding glycoside hydrolase family 88 protein — protein MKRKKMANIGGLVSGSLLLALIAGCDSGKPTTETSVATVSSSAASAAVLAQAEIANSTDFARPREPVYFSLYDLGLEAQDAQVEHLIAKEGEQRLPTQLVDRDADGTPDDLLVTLDFSPAQERNITILSDTEADALEIAKQTQAEISHKVGGEWQDKKYIGGTFQNVKELTPPPQYTDHSEYIRYEGPGIESDKVGYRIYLDWRNGFDIFGKKTSDMVLQNVGQDGYQSYHEPADWGMDLLKVGKSLGAGGYGFWNGKEVELVSKVDQWTAKVVEDGPLYSALNLTYKGWEINNQKLDLVSNLSMTAGSRLVHTRLSMSEELPNLAIGMVKHPGTKLLQGSQEVSGYAWTYVASWGKQSLSGEDDYLGMAILFHRQSRIEQTEDANSYVSVMEPTDGELEYYFLAAWDGEKDGIKTEEEFVAYLEQEVKRLTVTPRVRFESKLSESAKSFPITADAALNWSKRLVDSELERKTLNYHYNGWDENRRRKPKFEYDIHGLQILALEELAKVSPDARYDDVAEKVTGSFITDEGDIREYDIKNYNIDSVMPGMVVLSLYEKTKDEKYRKAADLLRKQLKEHPRTSEGAFWHKQSYPHQVWLDGVYMGMPFLARYSVMFEDGESLEEVVKEFKLVHEKLRNPESGLYYHAWDESKQMNWANKETGLSEFYWGRGLGWLTMALVDVLDYIPENNTELRKPLLDMVTELAADLRRYQDPATGTWFQILDQPERVGNYRESSASAMFTYFYAKAINEGYIPDSYRATAQQAYDGLIKEFVTVHPDGLISMTNQCLVAGLGFGRDGSYDYYMSERIYENDPKGNGPFILAGIEMYKLLGDNASQ, from the coding sequence TTGAAACGAAAAAAAATGGCAAACATTGGCGGATTAGTGTCCGGCAGCTTATTGCTGGCTTTGATCGCAGGTTGCGATTCGGGTAAACCGACGACGGAAACATCCGTCGCTACAGTATCCAGCAGCGCGGCCAGTGCAGCGGTTTTGGCGCAGGCAGAAATTGCTAACTCAACAGATTTTGCTCGCCCCCGGGAGCCTGTTTACTTCAGTCTTTATGATCTCGGCCTGGAAGCACAGGACGCCCAGGTAGAACATCTTATTGCCAAAGAAGGTGAGCAACGTCTGCCAACGCAGTTAGTTGATCGCGATGCAGATGGCACCCCGGATGATTTGCTGGTTACGCTGGATTTTTCACCGGCACAAGAACGCAACATCACCATCCTTTCCGATACCGAAGCCGATGCGTTGGAAATTGCCAAGCAAACCCAGGCCGAAATTTCCCATAAAGTCGGTGGCGAGTGGCAGGACAAAAAATATATCGGCGGTACATTTCAAAATGTTAAAGAGTTGACCCCGCCACCGCAGTACACCGATCACTCTGAATATATTCGTTACGAAGGTCCGGGCATTGAATCCGATAAAGTAGGCTACCGGATTTATCTCGACTGGCGTAACGGCTTCGATATTTTTGGCAAGAAAACCAGCGATATGGTTTTGCAAAATGTCGGGCAAGATGGTTATCAGTCTTACCATGAGCCTGCCGACTGGGGCATGGATTTATTAAAAGTGGGTAAATCTCTGGGAGCCGGTGGCTACGGATTCTGGAACGGCAAAGAAGTCGAACTGGTCTCCAAGGTTGACCAATGGACCGCTAAAGTGGTTGAAGACGGTCCGCTCTATTCCGCACTGAACCTGACCTACAAAGGCTGGGAAATCAACAATCAGAAGCTGGATTTGGTCAGCAACCTTTCGATGACTGCTGGCAGCCGTTTGGTGCATACCCGTTTAAGTATGTCAGAAGAATTACCTAATCTTGCCATCGGCATGGTGAAACATCCCGGCACGAAATTGTTACAAGGCAGCCAGGAAGTCAGTGGTTACGCCTGGACTTATGTCGCTAGTTGGGGCAAACAAAGTTTAAGTGGTGAAGACGATTATCTGGGCATGGCTATTCTTTTCCATCGCCAGAGTCGCATAGAGCAAACGGAAGATGCCAACAGTTACGTCTCTGTTATGGAGCCTACCGATGGCGAGCTTGAGTACTACTTCCTTGCGGCATGGGATGGCGAAAAAGACGGGATTAAAACTGAAGAAGAATTTGTGGCGTATCTGGAACAGGAAGTGAAACGCCTGACCGTCACGCCGCGCGTTCGTTTTGAAAGCAAACTGAGCGAATCGGCAAAATCATTTCCCATCACTGCCGATGCGGCGTTGAATTGGAGCAAGCGTCTGGTGGATTCGGAACTGGAACGTAAAACCTTGAATTATCACTACAATGGCTGGGACGAAAATCGTCGTCGCAAGCCCAAATTTGAATATGATATTCACGGCTTGCAGATTCTGGCGCTGGAAGAATTGGCCAAGGTTTCACCTGATGCTCGTTATGATGATGTTGCTGAAAAAGTAACGGGAAGTTTTATTACGGATGAAGGTGACATCCGCGAATACGATATCAAAAATTACAACATCGACAGCGTTATGCCTGGCATGGTGGTGTTGAGTCTGTATGAAAAAACCAAAGATGAAAAATATCGCAAAGCCGCTGACCTGTTGCGTAAGCAGTTAAAGGAACATCCACGTACCAGCGAAGGTGCCTTTTGGCATAAACAGTCCTACCCTCATCAGGTTTGGCTGGACGGTGTCTACATGGGCATGCCATTCCTGGCACGTTACAGCGTGATGTTTGAAGATGGCGAAAGCCTGGAAGAAGTTGTCAAAGAGTTTAAACTGGTGCACGAAAAGCTGCGCAATCCGGAGTCCGGGCTTTATTACCATGCCTGGGACGAATCCAAACAAATGAACTGGGCCAACAAAGAAACCGGTTTGTCCGAGTTTTATTGGGGCAGAGGTTTGGGCTGGTTAACCATGGCCTTGGTTGATGTGCTGGATTATATTCCGGAAAACAATACCGAGCTGCGCAAGCCCTTATTGGATATGGTGACTGAACTGGCAGCGGATTTACGTCGCTATCAGGACCCGGCCACCGGCACCTGGTTTCAGATTCTGGATCAACCGGAACGCGTCGGAAATTATCGCGAGTCCTCAGCCAGCGCCATGTTCACCTATTTCTATGCCAAGGCAATTAATGAGGGCTATATTCCGGATTCATATCGTGCCACCGCGCAACAGGCTTATGACGGTTTGATCAAGGAATTTGTTACCGTGCACCCGGATGGCTTGATCAGCATGACCAACCAATGTCTGGTTGCCGGCCTGGGCTTTGGTCGCGATGGTAGCTACGATTACTATATGAGTGAGCGTATCTACGAGAATGATCCGAAAGGTAACGGGCCATTCATACTCGCGGGCATAGAAATGTACAAGCTGCTTGGCGATAACGCATCACAATAA
- a CDS encoding gluconate 5-dehydrogenase, which yields MTHPLFDLTGKIAVVTGATHGLGMSMACGLASAGATLIINGNSSQEKIDNAVAAYREKGFKAFGYKFNVTDEAQVIAAVDQIEKDHGPIDILVNNAGIIKRIPLLDMPLEEFEEVIKTDLTGVFTMTRPVARKMVERRSGKIINICSMMSELGRNSVGAYAAAKGGLKMLTRNMATEWAKYNVQVNGIGPGYFATSQTAPIRVDGHPFNDFIINRTPAGKWGDPDDLQGATIFLASKASDFVTGQIVYVDGGILATIGKPSNEA from the coding sequence ATGACACATCCTCTGTTTGATTTAACCGGCAAGATTGCGGTGGTCACCGGCGCTACTCACGGCTTGGGCATGTCCATGGCCTGTGGGCTTGCCAGCGCCGGTGCGACATTAATTATCAATGGCAATTCGTCACAGGAAAAAATCGACAACGCGGTGGCGGCTTATCGCGAGAAAGGTTTTAAGGCTTTCGGTTATAAATTTAATGTAACTGATGAAGCGCAAGTGATAGCAGCTGTTGATCAGATTGAAAAAGATCACGGCCCGATCGATATTCTGGTTAATAACGCCGGCATCATTAAACGCATTCCATTACTCGATATGCCGCTGGAAGAATTTGAAGAAGTCATCAAGACTGATCTCACCGGTGTATTCACCATGACGCGCCCGGTGGCTCGCAAGATGGTGGAACGTCGCTCCGGCAAGATCATCAACATCTGCTCCATGATGAGCGAACTCGGCCGCAATTCCGTCGGCGCCTACGCTGCCGCCAAAGGTGGCTTGAAGATGTTGACGCGCAATATGGCGACCGAATGGGCCAAATATAACGTGCAGGTGAATGGTATTGGTCCAGGATATTTTGCGACCAGCCAAACCGCGCCGATTCGTGTGGATGGCCATCCGTTTAATGATTTCATCATCAATCGCACACCGGCCGGTAAATGGGGTGATCCGGATGACCTGCAAGGTGCCACCATCTTCCTGGCGTCGAAAGCAAGTGACTTTGTGACCGGGCAAATCGTCTATGTTGATGGTGGCATTCTCGCCACCATTGGCAAGCCTTCCAACGAAGCCTGA
- a CDS encoding exopolysaccharide biosynthesis protein — protein MNLTAVLDEIEENIDGDKITFGKIVDEFEDRGYGPLLLIAALFIMLPTGGIPGIPTLLAVIIIFIAAQLTWGRSTPWLPNKLRSISFDKAKFSSAANKLKPVTRKIDYVLRPRLKRFAKKPMTRIIGAVIIVLCLFMPFLEIIPFADVIPSSSIVIISLGLTARDGVFTLVGLSAAFIMLGGAAIWLL, from the coding sequence ATGAATCTGACCGCAGTCCTGGATGAAATCGAAGAAAATATTGACGGTGATAAAATCACATTCGGCAAGATCGTCGATGAATTTGAAGACCGGGGTTATGGCCCTCTGTTATTAATTGCCGCACTGTTCATCATGTTGCCTACCGGTGGAATCCCGGGTATTCCTACCTTGCTCGCTGTAATTATTATTTTTATTGCCGCACAACTCACGTGGGGTCGTTCCACACCCTGGCTGCCAAACAAGCTGCGCAGCATCAGTTTTGATAAAGCGAAATTCAGTAGCGCGGCCAATAAACTCAAACCGGTCACGCGCAAAATCGATTATGTGCTTCGGCCGCGACTTAAACGCTTCGCAAAAAAGCCGATGACTCGCATTATCGGTGCCGTCATTATTGTACTGTGTTTGTTTATGCCGTTTCTGGAGATCATCCCTTTTGCCGATGTCATCCCTTCATCGTCCATTGTTATTATCAGTCTTGGCCTGACGGCGCGCGATGGTGTCTTTACCCTCGTTGGACTTAGTGCCGCGTTTATTATGCTTGGCGGCGCAGCGATCTGGTTGCTGTAA
- a CDS encoding glycoside hydrolase family 28 protein: MRELRPAKISRRTFLVATAGSAIGCAVLDQQSSAPQVSGDAQHHQAWEMASTIRQQTIVPTFPDRQFNVRDYGAIDDGKTNNSVAFAQAIAACHEAGGGRVVVPAGRFLTGPIHLKSNVNLHLEPESRILFSTDPKDYLPAVFTRWEGVELMGYSPLIYAYEQKNIAVTGSGTLDGQANRTTWWPWKGGAWVGGTNWGLPGYPTQDEGRTKLFAEAEQGVPPEQRLYADGAHLRPPFFQPYRCENVLIEGVTITGAPFWLINPVLCESVTVKGVTCASLGPNSDGCDPESCKNVVIEDCYFDTGDDCIAIKSGRNNDGRRLNTPAENILITGCKMRSGHGGVVIGSEISGGARNIFVENCQMSSPDLERGIRIKTNSMRGGIIENFYIRNIEIGEVKNALVIDFHYEEGDAGDFDPTVRNIEIRNLVCQKAERVFQVRGFERAPIRNLRMINNTFVSVDEIGDIEHVENFVAQNVTIEGKTFKVG, translated from the coding sequence GTGAGAGAGCTTCGTCCCGCAAAGATCAGTCGTCGTACATTTTTGGTGGCTACCGCAGGTAGTGCTATTGGTTGCGCCGTTCTTGATCAGCAGTCCAGCGCCCCCCAAGTTTCTGGTGATGCCCAGCACCACCAGGCTTGGGAGATGGCGTCCACTATTCGTCAGCAAACCATTGTTCCAACATTTCCTGATCGCCAATTCAATGTTCGCGATTACGGCGCGATTGATGATGGCAAGACCAACAATAGCGTCGCCTTTGCGCAAGCCATTGCTGCATGTCACGAAGCCGGCGGTGGTCGCGTCGTCGTACCGGCAGGACGTTTCCTGACCGGCCCGATCCATTTGAAGTCCAATGTGAATCTGCACCTTGAACCCGAGAGCAGAATTCTCTTCAGCACTGATCCAAAAGATTATCTCCCCGCCGTCTTTACCCGCTGGGAAGGTGTGGAACTGATGGGTTATTCCCCGCTGATCTACGCTTACGAACAAAAGAATATTGCTGTGACCGGCAGCGGCACACTGGATGGCCAAGCCAACCGTACTACCTGGTGGCCCTGGAAAGGCGGCGCCTGGGTCGGCGGCACCAACTGGGGGCTTCCCGGATATCCCACCCAAGATGAAGGGCGAACGAAATTATTTGCCGAAGCCGAACAAGGTGTACCACCGGAGCAGCGTCTTTATGCCGACGGCGCTCACCTGCGCCCGCCTTTTTTCCAACCTTACCGTTGCGAAAATGTATTGATTGAAGGCGTCACCATTACTGGTGCACCTTTCTGGCTGATCAACCCTGTGCTGTGTGAAAGCGTCACCGTCAAGGGTGTCACCTGCGCCAGCCTCGGACCTAACTCCGACGGCTGTGATCCGGAATCCTGCAAAAACGTTGTGATTGAAGATTGTTATTTCGATACCGGCGATGATTGCATCGCCATCAAATCCGGTCGCAACAACGACGGTCGTCGTCTGAACACTCCTGCGGAAAATATTCTTATTACTGGCTGCAAGATGCGCAGCGGTCACGGTGGCGTTGTCATCGGCAGCGAAATTTCCGGTGGGGCGCGCAACATTTTCGTTGAAAACTGCCAGATGAGTAGCCCTGATCTTGAGCGCGGCATCCGCATCAAGACCAATTCCATGCGCGGCGGCATCATCGAAAACTTCTATATTCGCAACATCGAAATCGGCGAAGTGAAAAATGCGTTGGTCATCGACTTTCATTATGAAGAAGGTGACGCTGGTGACTTCGATCCCACGGTACGCAACATTGAAATTCGCAATCTCGTTTGCCAAAAGGCCGAGCGCGTATTCCAGGTACGCGGTTTTGAACGCGCGCCCATCCGCAACCTGCGCATGATTAACAACACGTTTGTTTCCGTCGATGAAATTGGTGATATCGAACACGTTGAAAATTTTGTCGCTCAAAACGTTACGATAGAAGGCAAAACTTTTAAAGTCGGCTAG